A window of the Gossypium hirsutum isolate 1008001.06 chromosome A03, Gossypium_hirsutum_v2.1, whole genome shotgun sequence genome harbors these coding sequences:
- the LOC107887618 gene encoding uncharacterized protein yields the protein MSTKGTRGWGTRGCGRGRRGAQAGSSSSGNLPNFNTSEASTSPMTETGGVARVTANVAEYWKEAIERIMDDLDCTSEKKLKGVVSLLRDEGNRSVAEYEVEFMRLSRYARGVVVTEYERCVSFKDGLRDNLRVLMAPQRERDFTALVDKAKITEEVKRAEPQNRERGRSKRDLRPRVRSRGLRKRLELMDRSELGLLLVLLVSHHVLTVVDCIMASVGKPLSGRGQARGGNGLGRGQRALDKGAGHTEPRQPALLYAARRRENGDAPDVITGTFFIYNVPYTALIDIGSTHCYIACTISENLGLLIESTMSEVTVLSLLGQSVRVNKLFRDVPLEVQGAIFLADLMKLPFREFDLILGMDWLVKHRVSLDCAIKRVVLRTVEHSEVVVIRERQNYLSNVISVLRDEILVRKGFEVYLAYISVSDSRDSSVKDIKTVKDFLNVFPKELPRLPTNREVEFGIALLPSTAPVSIVPYRMTPKELVELKMAPYEALHGHKCRTLLCWTELGERRALGPELIFETEDKVWLIRDRLKATSDRQKSYTNLKRLEIEYSMGDFVFLKVFH from the exons ATGAGCACCAAAGGTACTCGCGGATGGGGTACAAGAGGATGTGGTAGAGGTCGTAGAGGTGCTCAAGCTGGGTCTTCGTCATCTGGCAATCTGCCTAATTTCAATACTAGTGAGGCATCGACTTCACCtatgactgagactgg GGGTGTCGCTAGGGTCACcgctaatgtggctgagtactggaaaGAGGCCATAGagagaattatggatgacttggactgcacCTCCGAGAAGAAATTAAAGGGTGTTGTATCACTACTACGTgacgag GGGAATagatcagtggccgagtatgaggttgAATTTATGAGATTGAGCCGCTATGCGCGAGGTGTGGTGGTGACTGAGTACGAGAGATGTGTTAGCTTtaaggatggcctcagggataatTTGAGGGTTCTGAtggctccacagagggagcgagattttacTGCATTGgttgataaggcgaagatcaCTGAGGAAGTAAAGCGCGCTGAGCCCCAGAACCGAGAGAGAGGTAGAAGCAAGAGGGATTTGAGACCTCGAGTTCGAtctagaggcctaagaaaaaggttaGAGTTGATGGACCGATCAGAGTTGGGGCTCTTATTAGTGCTACTGGTTAGCCACCATGTACTGACTGTGGTAGATTGCATCATGGCGAGTGTTGGAAAA CCACTGAGCGGCCGTGGTCaagccagaggtggtaatgggtTGGGCCGTGGTCAGAGAGCACTGGACAaaggtgctggtcatactgagcCGAGACAGCCGGCTCTACTTTATGCTGCACGTCGCCGAGAGAATGGAGATGCTCCAGATGTCATCACgggtacattttttatttataatgtaccttatactgcactgatagatatTGGATCCACTCACTGCTATATAGCTTGTACCATATCTGAAAACTTGGGTTTACTAATCGAGAGTACTATGAGTGAGGTCACTGTACTTAGTCTACTGGGACAATCGGTGAGGGTTAACAAACTATTTAGAGATGTTCCTCTAGAGGTTCAAGGGGCTATTTTTTTGGCTGATCTGATGAAACTGCcttttagagaatttgatttgatactgggaatggattggttggtcAAGCACCGAGTAAGCTTAGATTGTGCCATAAAAAGGGTTGTACTGAGAACAGTGGAACACAGTGAGGTAGTCGTAATTCGGGAGCGTCAGAATTACTTATCGAATGTGATTTCTGTGTTAAGGGACGAAATATTGGTTCGTAAGGGATTTGAGGTGTATCTAGCCTACATTAGTGTTTCAGATTCTAGAGACTCTTCGGTTAAGGATATTAAGACAGTTAAAGACTTTTTGAACGTTTTTCCCAAAGAGTTACCTAGGTTACCTACaaaccgtgaagttgagtttgggattgcgCTCCTTCctagtacagctccggtgtccatcgtcCCTTATAGAATGACTccgaaggagcttgtggagcttaag atggcaccttacgaggctctgcaTGGTCATAAGTGCCGTACTCTTTTGTGTTGGACTGAACTGGGTGAGCGACGAGCGTTGGGTCCTGAGTTGATTTTtgagactgaggataaggtctGGCTGATTAGGGACCGTCTGAAGGCAACTTCTGACAGGCAAAAGTCTTATACTAATCTGAAGAGGCtagagattgagtattctatgggggacttCGTGTTTCTGAAGGTCTTCCATTAg